One Anopheles merus strain MAF unplaced genomic scaffold, AmerM5.1 LNR4000228, whole genome shotgun sequence DNA segment encodes these proteins:
- the LOC121601927 gene encoding para-nitrobenzyl esterase-like — protein sequence MYGAGVLLLLIVCTTHNLCQSVPAEVAEADAGACLVRFGDAATGEGVYNQTFNNVPYCAFLGIRYAKPPVGELRFANPVLEDPADQRNYTAYGSVCPQFKNINRQNGIVGSEDCLYLNVFAPVQQHVDSQEQETAHVRYPVLVFIHGGSFVAGSGEVHGVDLLMENELIVITLNYRLGVLGFLRSERLNITGNYGLRDQQAALQWVQRNVHHFGGDPARVTLMGHSAGGASVTHQLYNEQAAGLFQSVIVLSGSMLAPWAVLYDHLRCQDNYVHDMDARTLPEFQQLELEQFFIPDRKLRYTFAYCSMFYVCFIPTMSNRTVEDGAFFSHSPHDAVRVKTPPQMPILVSETATEFEFLLPHIFDFWMSTNYPNQNQPMIRRRIGEMLDNVGNWAVAQGLEPTKQLFYQKMANMANLYYPIRRLLGVLGRHLHEDQLYYLRFEFDGKFGEYKKQIYAQHLQTNKYGALHGDELGYIFSPYNLRDALANRAEYRKELSVHIRTVELIANFVKYGNPTPKRSKLSDIVWPAYSEANNHTQYLNIDAEFTLRRVDNRHNLYYLIWKIVYECLYHGHCDTIAKLEQLGEQYGGMLVAQANDDGLDVLDEEMKSNLT from the exons ATGTATGGTGCCGGCGTTCTGCTGCTCCTGATCGTCTGCACGACCCATAACCTTTGCCAGTCCGTTCCGGCGGAGGTAGCGGAAGCGGACGCAGGTGCCTGCTTAGTTCGATTCGGTGACGCTGCTACCGGCGAAGGTGTCTACAACCAAACATTCAACAATGTGCCGTACTGTGCGTTTCTTGGAATTCGTTACGCCAAGCCTCCGGTCGGCGAGCTGCGATTTGCC AACCCCGTGCTGGAGGATCCCGCTGATCAGCGCAACTACACCGCGTACGGGAGCGTGTGTCCACAGTTTAAAAACATCAACCGGCAGAACGGGATAGTGGGCAGCGAAGACTGTCTCTATCTGAATGTGTTCGCACCGGTGCAGCAGCATGTGGACAGTCAGGAACAGGAGACAGCCCACGTCAGATATCCCGTGCTGGTGTTTATACACGGTGGAAGCTTTGTGGCAGGATCGGGAGAAGTTCACGGCGTGGATTTGCTGATGGAAAAT GAGTTGATTGTTATCACTCTGAACTATCGTCTCGGGGTGCTTGGATTCTTGAGGAGCGAACGTCTAAACATTACCGGTAATTATGGGTTGCGAGATCAGCAGGCCGCTCTGCAATGGGTACAGCGCAATGTGCACCATTTCGGAGGCGACCCTGCACGTGTTACCCTGATGGGACACAGTGCCGGTGGTGCGTCGGTAACACATCAACTGTATAACGAACAAGCGGCCGGACTGTTTCAAAGTGTGATCGTGCTGAGCGGCTCCATGCTGGCCCCCTGGGCCGTTCTTTACGATCATCTGCGGTGTCAGGATAATTACGTGCACGATATGGATGCAAGAACGCTTCCTGAGTTCCAGCAGCTCGAGCTGGAGCAGTTCTTCATCCCCGATCGTAAGTTACGCTACACATTCGCATACTGCAGCATGTTCTACGTGTGTTTCATACCCACCATGAGCAATCGCACGGTAGAGGACGGTGCCTTCTTTAGCCATTCACCACACGACGCTGTGCGCGTTAAAACTCCACCCCAAATGCCGATCCTTGTTAGCGAGACGGCAACCGAGTTCGAGTTTCTGCTGCCCCACATCTTCGACTTTTGGATGAGTACAAACTACCCGAACCAAAACCAGCCCATGATCAGGCGACGGATTGGTGAAATGCTGGACAATGTCGGTAACTGGGCCGTGGCGCAGGGGCTTGAACCGACCAAGCAACTGTTCTACCAGAAGATGGCAAACATGGCCAACCTTTACTACCCGATCAGGCGGCTGCTGGGTGTGCTGGGCAGGCACCTGCACGAGGATCAGCTGTACTATCTGCGCTTTGAGTTTGATGGCAAGTTTGGTGAGTACAAGAAGCAAATTTACGCCCAACATCTTCAGACGAACAAGTACGGTGCGTTGCATGGCGATGAGCTGGGATACATCTTCAGCCCCTACAATCTGCGGGACGCGTTGGCGAATCGTGCCGAGTATCGGAAGGAACTATCCGTGCACATTCGCACTGTTGAGTTGATTGCAAACTTCGTTAAGTATGG CAATCCCACACCGAAGCGTAGCAAACTGTCCGACATTGTTTGGCCAGCGTACAGTGAAGCTAACAACCACACCCAGTACCTGAACATTGACGCAGAGTTTACGCTGCGTCGCGTCGATAATCGTCACAATCTCTATTACCTGATCTGGAAAATTGTGTACGAGTGTTTGTACCACGGGCACTGCGACACCATTGCGAAGCTGGAACAGCTCGGAGAACAATACGGCGGGATGCTGGTGGCGCAAGCGAACGATGACGGCTTGGACGTGCTGGATGAGGAGATGAAGAGCAATCTGACTTAG